One window of the Allorhizobium ampelinum S4 genome contains the following:
- a CDS encoding helix-turn-helix transcriptional regulator has translation MSYLPRMTSKIDGLSVSSGLHRRYWNGMVADLWSVDCQSDAGGQYVSSDPRLFILLDAAGEDGADLSMAEGGGKRISGAMARAAHFIPAGLELSTAITGVKSLRHLDLHFDADILRHRLGEDAGLAALHQPRYLLDDPRLLALAELIAADVANPHPLHDLYGDGLVSALLIDVLNIRPTPTHQLPNRKRSKLAAWQLRRVCDFIEAHCLRTIRLEELAGLAGLSPTYFSHAFKASTGLSPHQWQMKARIETVKQRLRDPAVPLTVIAAETGFADAAHFARSFRRAVGLSPSEWRRVRLN, from the coding sequence ATGTCCTACCTGCCCCGCATGACCAGCAAGATCGACGGACTGTCCGTCTCCTCCGGCCTGCACCGGCGCTATTGGAACGGCATGGTCGCCGATCTCTGGTCGGTGGATTGCCAAAGCGACGCGGGTGGCCAGTATGTCAGCAGCGATCCACGTCTGTTCATTCTTTTGGACGCCGCAGGCGAGGATGGGGCCGACCTCAGCATGGCTGAAGGCGGTGGCAAGCGGATTTCCGGAGCGATGGCCAGGGCAGCCCATTTCATTCCCGCCGGGTTGGAACTATCGACTGCGATCACCGGGGTGAAAAGCCTACGGCATCTGGACCTGCATTTCGATGCCGATATCTTGCGGCACCGACTGGGCGAGGATGCCGGGCTGGCGGCATTGCACCAGCCGCGCTACCTTCTTGATGATCCTCGACTGCTGGCCCTGGCCGAACTGATCGCCGCCGATGTCGCCAATCCGCATCCCCTGCACGATCTCTATGGCGATGGGCTGGTCAGCGCGCTGCTGATCGACGTGCTGAACATTCGCCCCACCCCTACGCACCAACTGCCCAACCGCAAACGCAGCAAGCTGGCCGCCTGGCAGCTCCGCCGGGTTTGCGATTTCATCGAGGCCCATTGCCTGCGCACCATCCGGCTGGAGGAATTGGCCGGGCTGGCAGGCCTGTCACCCACCTATTTCAGCCACGCCTTCAAGGCCTCGACGGGCCTGTCGCCGCATCAATGGCAGATGAAGGCGCGGATCGAAACGGTCAAGCAGCGGCTGCGCGACCCCGCCGTACCGCTGACGGTAATTGCCGCCGAAACCGGCTTTGCCGACGCCGCCCATTTTGCCCGCAGCTTTCGCCGCGCCGTCGGCCTGTCGCCGTCCGAGTGGCGGCGAGTCCGGCTCAATTGA
- a CDS encoding TonB-dependent siderophore receptor: MGTALVQARKTKGQHRSNRHRAALMAGIALQALCLPGLVHAQDATTQLSTITVEGKSETATGPVDGYVAKRTSTGSKSDTPIAQVPQSVSVIGTAEMADRGVTNKVDEALRYTSGVYTQPFGADGDTNWMYIRGFEATQTGSFLDGLNLWSYGFGGFLVDPIVLERVEVLKGPASVLYGGSNPGGIVNMVGKRPTGEKFLTTEIGINNYGNAFLTFDTGDTIKDSDVSYRVTGKIAGGDKAADYSHDFRGVIMPQITWAPDDGTKLNVYAYYSYLDQTSGTNGFLPYVGTVEKASFGRIDRDAYYGEPGSDYSYSRQTMVGTDFSHELENGWTFSQTARYSYLNKAENTPYTYGYYDPATGSNYLSEPTSSDAYLTRLGFSHHTEVNSFAIDNHLNGEVETGALKHDLTLGVDYKFYQLDQVQASTTDTPISATDPVYGTTQPANSVYLNQILRQNQIGGYVQDQIHFGGGFIATLNGRYDYVYTTSNDRTASNADYDSNESAASGRAGLAYQFDNGLTPYVSVASFFNPQIGVTQGDPLKAEKGEQYEAGVKYEPSFFPGMITASVFQIDKKNWTVTDPLTFLSTQIGEVRSRGFELEGKVELNADWKALASFTYQDLEILEHADSSLIGNSPYLVPKMLASAWLDYAIPTTVMAGKLEGVSLGGGIRYQGESWADYANTKKVPDAVLFDAAIRYKKDDWGAALTVTNLFDKQYVSGCQGTLTCGYGEGRTVTLKISKSW; encoded by the coding sequence ATGGGGACGGCATTGGTTCAGGCACGGAAAACAAAAGGGCAGCATCGCTCAAACCGGCATCGCGCCGCCCTGATGGCCGGGATTGCCCTGCAGGCGCTGTGCCTGCCGGGCCTCGTCCATGCGCAAGACGCCACCACGCAATTGTCGACCATCACCGTCGAAGGCAAGAGCGAAACCGCGACCGGGCCTGTCGATGGCTATGTGGCCAAGCGCACATCGACAGGCTCGAAATCCGATACGCCCATCGCACAAGTGCCGCAATCGGTCTCGGTGATCGGCACCGCCGAAATGGCCGATCGCGGCGTCACCAACAAGGTCGATGAAGCCCTTCGCTATACATCCGGCGTCTATACCCAGCCTTTCGGGGCCGATGGCGACACCAACTGGATGTATATTCGCGGCTTCGAGGCTACCCAGACCGGCAGCTTCCTTGATGGCCTGAACCTGTGGAGCTATGGCTTCGGTGGGTTTCTGGTGGACCCTATCGTGCTGGAGCGGGTGGAAGTGCTGAAAGGCCCGGCCTCGGTTCTCTATGGCGGCTCCAATCCGGGCGGCATTGTCAACATGGTCGGCAAGCGTCCGACGGGGGAAAAATTTCTCACCACCGAAATCGGCATCAACAATTATGGCAATGCCTTCCTGACCTTCGATACCGGCGACACGATCAAGGACAGCGATGTCAGCTACCGGGTGACTGGCAAGATCGCTGGCGGCGACAAGGCTGCCGATTATTCCCATGATTTCCGTGGCGTGATCATGCCGCAAATCACTTGGGCTCCGGATGATGGCACCAAGCTGAATGTCTATGCCTATTATTCCTATCTCGACCAGACCTCCGGCACCAATGGCTTCCTGCCCTATGTCGGCACGGTGGAAAAAGCCTCCTTCGGGCGGATCGACCGGGATGCCTATTATGGTGAGCCGGGCAGCGACTACAGCTATTCGCGCCAGACCATGGTGGGTACGGATTTCAGCCACGAGCTTGAAAACGGCTGGACGTTTTCGCAGACGGCTCGTTACTCCTACCTCAACAAGGCCGAGAACACGCCCTATACCTATGGGTATTACGATCCGGCCACCGGCAGCAATTATCTCTCGGAACCGACAAGCAGCGATGCCTACCTGACACGGCTTGGCTTCAGCCACCATACCGAAGTCAATTCCTTCGCCATCGACAATCACCTGAACGGCGAGGTCGAGACCGGAGCGCTGAAGCATGACCTAACGCTGGGCGTCGATTACAAATTCTACCAGCTCGATCAGGTGCAGGCCAGCACCACCGACACGCCGATCAGCGCTACTGATCCGGTCTATGGCACGACCCAGCCCGCCAATTCGGTCTATCTCAACCAGATCCTGCGCCAGAACCAGATCGGCGGCTATGTGCAAGACCAGATCCATTTCGGTGGCGGCTTTATCGCCACGCTGAATGGCCGTTACGACTATGTCTACACCACGTCCAACGACCGTACCGCCAGCAATGCCGACTATGACAGCAATGAGAGTGCGGCCAGCGGCCGGGCGGGTCTCGCCTATCAATTCGACAATGGCTTGACGCCCTATGTCAGTGTCGCCAGCTTCTTCAATCCACAGATCGGCGTGACCCAGGGCGATCCGTTGAAGGCGGAAAAAGGCGAACAATATGAAGCGGGCGTCAAATACGAGCCGAGCTTCTTTCCGGGCATGATCACCGCCTCGGTCTTCCAGATTGACAAGAAGAACTGGACCGTCACCGATCCACTGACCTTTCTCTCCACCCAGATCGGCGAGGTGCGCTCGCGCGGCTTCGAGCTGGAAGGCAAGGTCGAGCTGAATGCCGATTGGAAGGCGCTGGCCTCCTTCACCTATCAGGATCTGGAGATTCTCGAACACGCCGATAGCTCGCTGATCGGCAATTCACCCTATCTCGTGCCAAAGATGCTGGCCTCCGCCTGGCTGGATTACGCCATTCCAACCACGGTCATGGCCGGAAAGCTTGAGGGCGTCAGCCTGGGCGGTGGCATTCGCTATCAGGGCGAAAGCTGGGCCGATTACGCCAATACCAAAAAAGTGCCTGACGCCGTGCTGTTCGATGCCGCCATTCGTTACAAGAAAGACGACTGGGGTGCGGCACTGACAGTCACCAACCTGTTCGACAAGCAATATGTCTCCGGCTGCCAGGGCACGCTGACCTGCGGCTATGGCGAAGGGCGCACGGTGACGCTGAAGATTTCGAAAAGCTGGTAA
- the bcsN gene encoding cellulose biosynthesis protein BcsN, producing MKTTDDQCPGKGSARAAHRNLRRIGTLLSMLGVALAASSCVAGIDPGSTGSISKKKPLAAKTQAVEKGAPEVAMLKLSGLTAPITGNRHRVEPASAFQTLLYPTAGKLGENSLAIEIGLADSDRFRQMAMTDEAPASIKKLFPGVKMVTDTAIHQNGYGQFGVATGTLGKSGGACVYAWQAVKDPRAFKTAVSLSDKSELELPVRVTLRYCDAKVKPEQLADLMRTLSIRSVTSRNLDLLR from the coding sequence ATGAAAACCACAGATGACCAATGTCCCGGCAAGGGTAGTGCCCGTGCCGCACATCGAAACTTGCGACGGATCGGAACGCTTCTGTCGATGCTTGGCGTCGCCTTGGCGGCGTCTTCCTGCGTGGCTGGTATCGATCCGGGCTCAACAGGGTCGATTTCCAAGAAGAAGCCGCTGGCGGCAAAGACACAGGCTGTGGAAAAGGGCGCGCCCGAAGTGGCGATGCTGAAACTCTCCGGTCTGACGGCACCGATCACGGGCAATCGTCATCGCGTCGAGCCAGCATCGGCTTTTCAGACCCTGCTATACCCGACCGCCGGCAAGCTTGGTGAAAACAGCCTGGCAATCGAGATCGGGCTTGCCGACAGCGACCGCTTTCGCCAGATGGCGATGACCGATGAAGCGCCCGCGTCGATCAAGAAACTGTTTCCTGGTGTCAAAATGGTGACCGACACCGCCATTCACCAGAACGGCTATGGGCAATTCGGGGTTGCCACTGGCACGCTCGGCAAAAGCGGCGGCGCCTGCGTTTATGCCTGGCAGGCGGTGAAAGACCCGCGTGCCTTCAAGACCGCGGTCAGCCTGTCCGACAAGTCCGAACTGGAACTGCCGGTGCGGGTCACGCTCCGCTATTGCGACGCCAAGGTGAAGCCGGAACAATTGGCCGATCTGATGCGGACCCTGTCGATCCGCTCGGTCACCAGTCGTAACCTCGATCTGTTGCGATAA
- a CDS encoding membrane protein, with translation MRRILIIALLLALASCARPPSQIRNACAIFEQKDGAFENWKRAARSVEREYGVPVPILLATIYTESSFRARARPPRRYILGFIPWKRVSTAYGYSQALDGTWDRYQRETGRYLARRTNFGDAVRFIGWYHYQSHLRNGIPFSSPYNIYLAYHSGQDGYRRGAYRARPEALAGAKRFAAITAVYEQQLRRCP, from the coding sequence ATGCGTAGAATCCTCATCATCGCCCTCTTGCTGGCTTTGGCAAGCTGCGCCCGGCCGCCCAGCCAGATCCGCAACGCCTGCGCGATCTTCGAGCAGAAGGACGGGGCCTTTGAAAACTGGAAACGCGCCGCCCGCTCGGTGGAGCGAGAATACGGCGTTCCGGTGCCAATCCTGCTGGCGACCATCTATACCGAATCCAGCTTCCGCGCCCGTGCCCGGCCACCCAGACGCTATATTCTCGGCTTCATTCCGTGGAAGCGCGTCTCGACGGCCTATGGCTATTCGCAGGCGCTTGACGGCACCTGGGACCGCTATCAGCGTGAAACGGGTCGTTACCTTGCCCGGCGCACCAATTTCGGCGACGCCGTCCGCTTCATCGGCTGGTATCACTACCAGAGCCACCTGCGTAACGGCATCCCCTTCAGCAGCCCCTATAACATCTATCTGGCCTACCATTCCGGCCAGGACGGCTACCGCCGAGGCGCTTACCGCGCCCGCCCGGAGGCTTTGGCCGGTGCCAAGCGCTTTGCCGCCATCACCGCCGTTTACGAGCAGCAGCTGCGCCGCTGCCCGTGA
- a CDS encoding Tim44 domain-containing protein, whose protein sequence is MGRAGRIIGIVAIGVAVTLSAVDFAEARRAGSSSSFGSRGERTFSAPPATSTAPTTAAPIQRSMTPNNGATTPGMQQPASRGLFGGMAGGLMGGLLMGGLFGMLLGGGFGGAAGMFGMLFQILLIGGLIMLAMRFFNRNRTASSYAGPVSRNDMSQPGSAPQGSSGGSPSGFGGFSIPKMGSGAALGATRPAVVKAGTDDVGIGPKDLEIFESLLKDMQKAYAEEDYSALRRITTPEAMSYLAEELGEHATKGVKNEVRDVHLLQGDLAEAWREGTVDYATVAMRYEAIDVMRDRATGAVVDGDPDHPQQSVEVWTFVRRPGSGWSISAIQSA, encoded by the coding sequence ATGGGAAGAGCAGGCAGGATCATCGGCATCGTGGCAATCGGAGTGGCAGTGACCCTGTCAGCGGTCGATTTCGCGGAGGCCCGCCGGGCCGGAAGCTCCAGCAGTTTTGGCAGCCGTGGCGAGCGCACCTTTAGCGCCCCACCAGCCACCAGCACCGCGCCAACGACCGCAGCCCCCATTCAGCGGAGCATGACACCGAATAACGGTGCGACAACGCCCGGCATGCAGCAGCCCGCTTCGCGCGGTCTGTTCGGTGGCATGGCCGGTGGTTTGATGGGCGGCCTTTTGATGGGTGGTCTGTTCGGCATGTTGCTCGGCGGCGGCTTCGGCGGTGCGGCTGGCATGTTCGGCATGCTGTTCCAGATCTTGCTGATTGGCGGCTTGATCATGCTGGCCATGCGGTTCTTCAACCGCAATCGCACGGCGTCGTCCTATGCCGGTCCGGTCTCGCGCAATGACATGTCGCAGCCGGGGAGTGCTCCGCAAGGTTCGTCCGGGGGATCGCCTAGCGGTTTCGGTGGCTTCTCCATTCCGAAAATGGGATCTGGCGCGGCACTCGGTGCCACTCGTCCGGCCGTTGTTAAGGCCGGTACAGATGATGTCGGCATCGGCCCGAAGGATCTGGAGATTTTCGAGAGCCTGCTGAAAGACATGCAGAAGGCCTATGCAGAGGAAGATTATTCGGCGCTTCGCCGGATCACCACGCCGGAAGCCATGTCCTACCTCGCCGAAGAGCTTGGTGAACACGCGACCAAGGGCGTCAAGAACGAGGTGCGTGATGTCCATCTTCTGCAGGGTGATCTGGCCGAAGCCTGGCGCGAAGGCACTGTTGATTATGCCACCGTCGCTATGCGCTATGAAGCGATCGATGTGATGCGTGACCGCGCCACCGGCGCTGTGGTGGATGGTGATCCCGATCATCCGCAGCAGTCGGTGGAAGTCTGGACCTTCGTGCGCCGCCCCGGTTCGGGCTGGAGCATCTCGGCAATCCAGTCGGCCTGA
- a CDS encoding DUF2474 domain-containing protein encodes MVEDTATQPKSLKQKILWFAIFWIVGVAVVGAVAASIRLVLMQA; translated from the coding sequence ATGGTGGAAGATACGGCGACGCAACCAAAATCCTTAAAACAGAAGATCCTGTGGTTTGCGATTTTCTGGATTGTTGGCGTGGCAGTGGTTGGCGCAGTCGCGGCTTCCATCCGGCTGGTGCTGATGCAGGCATAA
- the cydB gene encoding cytochrome d ubiquinol oxidase subunit II: MPFDYAFLWAAIIAFAVLAYVILDGFDLGVGLLFPFFKSEHDRDQMMNSVAPVWDGNETWLVLGGGGLMAVFPLAYATILPALYMPIILMLLGLIFRGVAFEYRWRTRRWKGVWDVGFTGGSLVAGFSQGVALGALVQGIPVVDRAYAGGWWDWLTPFSIATGVALVFGYTLLGATWLVFKTVGPLRAQAQRYALAAAVLTVGAMGVFSLWTPWLKPHYLDRWFTFPTAVFSVIVPILVLGCLYLVFKGLRDGKDWLPFVASLALFVLGYVGIGISFYPYIVPTSVTIWEAAAPDTSLKFLLVGAAILVPIILIYTTYAYWVFRGKIDPEEGYH; the protein is encoded by the coding sequence ATGCCCTTTGATTATGCGTTCCTCTGGGCCGCGATCATCGCCTTTGCGGTGCTGGCCTATGTCATCCTTGACGGCTTTGATCTGGGCGTCGGCCTGCTGTTTCCGTTCTTCAAGAGCGAGCATGACCGTGACCAGATGATGAATTCGGTGGCGCCCGTCTGGGATGGCAACGAGACCTGGCTGGTGCTGGGCGGCGGTGGTTTGATGGCGGTGTTTCCGCTGGCCTATGCCACCATCCTGCCGGCGCTTTACATGCCGATCATTCTGATGCTGCTTGGTCTGATCTTTCGCGGCGTGGCCTTCGAATACCGCTGGCGCACACGGCGCTGGAAGGGCGTTTGGGATGTCGGCTTTACCGGTGGTTCGCTGGTGGCGGGCTTTTCGCAAGGCGTGGCGCTGGGCGCGTTGGTGCAGGGCATTCCGGTCGTTGACCGCGCCTATGCTGGAGGCTGGTGGGACTGGCTGACACCGTTTTCGATTGCAACAGGCGTCGCTCTTGTGTTCGGCTACACGCTGCTGGGCGCAACCTGGCTGGTGTTCAAGACGGTTGGGCCGCTGCGCGCCCAGGCACAACGCTACGCACTTGCTGCCGCCGTACTGACGGTTGGGGCGATGGGCGTGTTCAGCCTGTGGACGCCGTGGTTGAAGCCGCATTATCTCGACCGCTGGTTTACCTTTCCGACAGCGGTGTTTTCCGTCATCGTGCCAATTCTGGTGCTCGGCTGCCTCTATCTGGTGTTCAAGGGCCTGCGCGACGGTAAGGACTGGCTGCCCTTCGTCGCCTCGCTTGCGCTGTTCGTGCTTGGCTATGTCGGCATCGGCATCAGCTTCTATCCCTATATCGTACCCACCTCGGTGACGATCTGGGAAGCGGCGGCGCCAGACACCAGCCTGAAATTCCTATTGGTCGGGGCGGCTATCCTCGTGCCGATCATTCTGATTTATACGACCTATGCCTATTGGGTGTTCCGAGGCAAGATCGATCCGGAAGAAGGGTATCATTGA
- a CDS encoding cytochrome ubiquinol oxidase subunit I, whose protein sequence is MFDQFDAVLLARIQFAFTVSFHIIFPAFSIGLASYLAVLNGLYLWTKKQVYVELFNFWKTIFAVAFGMGVVSGIVMSYQFGTNWSVFSDKAGPVIGPLMGYEVLTAFFLEAGFLGVMLFGLQRVGPKLHFFATCMVAFGTLISATWILAVNSWMQTPAGFGMNDKGQFIPLDWWAVIFNPSFPYRLVHMVLAAYLTTALVVGAVGAWHLLRKTAPRRAGKMFSMAMGMVAVVAPIQILAGDAHGLNTLEHQPVKVMAMEGHYDSHPDGAPLILFGIPNPAEKRVDYAVEIPKLSSLILKHDLNAPLAGLDTVPDELEPPVAVIFWSFRVMVGLGFAMLGLGLWSLWARYRRTLYSNDWLHRAAFAMGPAGFIAVLSGWITTEVGRQPYTIYGHLLTAQSHSPIAAPAVAASLIAFIIVYFFVFGAGTFYILRLMARLPRDPTPEIGDAPLRSTGITPGPAHHTHGKGGSHAL, encoded by the coding sequence ATGTTCGATCAATTCGATGCCGTTCTTCTCGCGCGAATACAGTTTGCCTTCACGGTTTCCTTCCACATTATCTTTCCAGCCTTCTCAATCGGGCTGGCCAGCTATCTGGCCGTGCTGAACGGCTTGTACCTCTGGACCAAAAAACAGGTCTATGTCGAGCTGTTCAATTTCTGGAAGACGATCTTTGCCGTCGCCTTCGGCATGGGCGTGGTGTCGGGCATTGTGATGTCCTATCAGTTCGGCACCAATTGGTCGGTGTTCTCAGATAAGGCCGGGCCGGTGATCGGGCCGCTGATGGGCTATGAGGTGCTGACGGCTTTCTTTCTTGAGGCAGGCTTCCTGGGTGTGATGCTGTTCGGGCTGCAACGGGTCGGGCCGAAGCTGCATTTCTTCGCCACCTGCATGGTGGCTTTCGGCACCTTGATTTCGGCCACCTGGATTCTCGCCGTCAATTCCTGGATGCAGACCCCCGCCGGTTTCGGCATGAACGATAAAGGCCAGTTCATCCCGCTCGACTGGTGGGCGGTGATCTTCAATCCGTCCTTCCCCTATCGGCTGGTGCATATGGTGTTGGCCGCCTATCTCACCACGGCGCTTGTGGTGGGGGCGGTGGGTGCCTGGCATCTGCTGCGCAAGACCGCGCCGCGCCGTGCTGGCAAGATGTTTTCGATGGCGATGGGCATGGTCGCCGTAGTTGCGCCGATCCAGATCCTGGCCGGTGATGCCCACGGGCTGAACACATTGGAACATCAGCCAGTGAAAGTCATGGCCATGGAGGGTCATTACGACAGCCATCCCGATGGCGCGCCGCTCATCCTGTTCGGCATTCCCAATCCCGCCGAAAAACGGGTGGATTATGCCGTCGAGATTCCAAAACTCTCCAGCCTGATCCTCAAACACGACCTCAATGCGCCGCTGGCCGGGCTGGATACCGTGCCGGATGAGCTTGAGCCGCCGGTTGCGGTGATTTTCTGGTCGTTCCGCGTCATGGTTGGCCTGGGCTTTGCCATGCTGGGACTGGGTCTCTGGAGCCTGTGGGCGCGCTATCGCCGCACACTCTATAGCAATGACTGGCTGCACCGCGCCGCTTTTGCCATGGGACCCGCGGGCTTCATCGCGGTATTGAGCGGCTGGATCACCACCGAAGTGGGTCGCCAGCCCTACACGATCTACGGTCATTTGCTGACGGCGCAGTCCCATTCGCCAATTGCCGCGCCTGCGGTGGCGGCCTCGCTGATCGCCTTCATCATCGTCTATTTTTTCGTGTTCGGGGCGGGCACCTTCTACATTTTGCGGCTGATGGCGCGGCTGCCACGCGATCCGACGCCGGAAATCGGCGATGCACCACTGCGCAGTACCGGGATCACACCCGGCCCCGCTCACCACACCCACGGCAAAGGAGGCTCCCATGCCCTTTGA